A genomic segment from Labrus bergylta chromosome 3, fLabBer1.1, whole genome shotgun sequence encodes:
- the ero1a gene encoding ERO1-like protein alpha: protein MKLVVCLFLLLLVSGSADSRCFCQVTGDLDDCTCDVETIDSFNNELLFPKLQTLLESDYFRFYKVNLNKPCPFWTVSSHCGLKDCAVKPCKPNDVPEGIRSSSLHKYPAESNEQRGECEQAGRLGAVDVSLSEETREALLNWSKHDDEAERFCVLEDEGSPDSQYVDLLLNPERFTGYKGPEAWRIWNSIYEENCFKPFTIKRPLISNSFYSSPGSEAKTFHRWLEGQCVEKRAFYRLISGLHASINIHLSARYLLDDSWFQKTWGHNVSEFRGRFDSELTAGEGPKRLRNLYFLYLIELRALAKALPFFQQPSFQLYTGRAEEDQRHKELLLHILQLARSFPLHFDETSLFTGDEKEAAKLKEDIRLAFLNISRIMDCVGCFKCRLWGKLQTQGLGTSLKILFSERQIEALPSSSDQRPRFQLSRQEIVSLLNAFGRISTSIRELKTFRSLLAEDG from the exons GTCACAGGTGACCTGGACGACTGCACCTGTGACGTGGAAACCATCGACAGCTTCAACAACGAGCTGCTTTTCCCCAAACTTCAAACTCTTCTGGAGTCTGACTATTTCAGGTTCTACAAG GTGAACCTGAACAAGCCGTGTCCGTTCTGGACGGTCAGCAGTCACTGCGGTCTGAAGgactgtgctgtgaagccctGCAAGCCT AACGACGTGCCAGAAGGAATCAGATCGTCCTCACTCCACAAG TATCCAGCAGAATCAAATGAGCAGCGGGGTGAATGTGAGCAGGCGGGACGTCTCGGAGCTGTAGATGTCTCTTTAAG TGAGGAGACCAGAGAGGCTCTGCTGAACTGGAGCAAACATGATGACGAGGCCGAGCGCTTCTGTGTGCTAGAAG ACGAGGGGTCGCCTGATTCCCAGTACGTGGACCTGCTGCTGAACCCAGAGCGCTTCACGGGCTACAAAGGACCAGAGGCGTGGAGGATCTGGAACAGCATCTACGAGGAGAACTGTTTCAA ACCCTTTACCATCAAGAGacccctgatttccaactcatTCTACAGCAGCCCTGGAAGTGAAG CTAAGACCTTCCACAGATGGTTGGAAG gtcagTGTGTGGAGAAAAGGGCTTTCTACAGGCTCATCTCTGGCCTCCATGCCAGCATCAACATACACCTGAGCGCCCGATACCTCCTGGATG ACAGCTGGTTCCAGAAGACGTGGGGTCACAACGTGTCAGAGTTCAGAGGGCGTTTCGATTCAGAGCTGACGGCCGGCGAGGGGCCAAAGAGGCTGCGTAACCTTTACTTCCTGTACCTGATCGAGTTGAGAGCTCTGGCCAAAGCTCTGCCGTTCTTCCAGCAGCCGTCTTTTCAGCTGTACACCGGCAGAGCTGAGGAGGACCAGAGACacaaagagctgctgctgcacatcctGCAGCTGGCCAG atctTTCCCGCTGCACTTTGATGAGACGTCTCTGTTTACTGGAGATGAAAAGGAAGCAGCCAAACTGAAG GAGGACATCAGACTGGCGTTCCTCAACATCTCCCGGATCATGGACTGTGTGGGTTGCTTCAAATGTCGACTGTGGGGGAAACTTCAG ACTCAGGGATTAGGAACATCActgaagattttgttttcagagcGACAGATTGAAGCTCTGCCCTCGTCCAGCGACCAGCGACCCAGATTTCAGCTCAGCCGACAGGAGATAGTCTCGCTGCTCAACGCCTTCGGACG